A DNA window from Fibrobacter sp. UWR3 contains the following coding sequences:
- a CDS encoding pyridoxine 5'-phosphate synthase, which produces MTVKLGVNVDHIATIREARKIREPDPVAAAIIAELAGCNGIVAHLREDKRHIQDRDLKLLRGTVSTKLNLQISTNPEMVQFAINVQPDMVTLVPENSQEITTEAGMNVAAKIDEIAKIVMTLKNNDIATCIFIDPETEQVKASKKVGADFVEFSTARYASACDLGSIQEVNREISAIQDMTVLAKKYGLRVNAGHGLNYRNVEAIAAIEGIEELNIGHSIVARAVLVGLERAVKEMLDLLRRQ; this is translated from the coding sequence ATGACCGTAAAACTGGGTGTCAACGTAGACCACATCGCCACTATCCGTGAAGCACGCAAGATCCGTGAACCGGATCCGGTTGCCGCAGCGATTATTGCCGAACTCGCAGGCTGCAACGGCATTGTTGCCCACCTGCGCGAAGACAAGCGTCACATCCAGGACCGCGACCTCAAGCTTTTGCGCGGCACGGTTTCCACGAAACTCAACCTCCAGATTTCTACCAATCCCGAGATGGTGCAGTTCGCCATCAACGTGCAGCCCGATATGGTGACACTCGTACCCGAGAACAGCCAGGAAATCACGACCGAGGCGGGCATGAACGTCGCGGCAAAGATTGACGAGATTGCAAAAATCGTGATGACCCTCAAGAACAACGACATCGCGACATGCATCTTCATCGACCCCGAAACCGAGCAGGTGAAGGCATCGAAGAAGGTCGGTGCCGACTTCGTGGAATTCAGCACCGCAAGGTACGCCTCGGCTTGCGACCTCGGCAGCATCCAGGAAGTCAACCGCGAAATTTCCGCCATCCAGGACATGACCGTCCTTGCAAAGAAGTACGGCCTGCGCGTCAATGCAGGTCACGGTCTCAACTACAGGAACGTGGAAGCCATTGCAGCCATCGAGGGCATTGAAGAACTCAACATCGGCCACAGCATCGTGGCGAGGGCAGTTCTCGTGGGCCTTGAACGCGCCGTGAAGGAAATGCTTGACCTGCTCAGGCGTCAATAG
- the truA gene encoding tRNA pseudouridine(38-40) synthase TruA encodes MRYRFRCEYLGSAFYGWQEQNCAGKTRFVTVQSTLEEALTTALRAPIRVVGSGRTDTGVHARGQCVHFDFDGELDPVRTVRSVNGLTKRLIRIRDLEACPSEFHSRYDALSRYYQYTIFTRPVALMRDFGWECGSVDLNLDVMECEAKAFLGEHDFIDFCIPRNDGKSTLCTLTEFRLERLNDWSCMFHIRGNRFLHRQVRAMVGTLFDIGRGRYPLGTVEKIFAKDFKGERTWAPPQGLVLQDVEYSDY; translated from the coding sequence ATGCGTTACCGCTTCCGCTGTGAATACTTGGGAAGCGCCTTTTACGGCTGGCAAGAACAGAACTGCGCGGGCAAGACGCGCTTTGTTACGGTGCAGTCCACTCTCGAGGAAGCCCTGACTACGGCTCTCCGCGCGCCTATCCGCGTGGTGGGTTCCGGGCGTACGGATACGGGCGTGCATGCCCGCGGGCAGTGCGTCCACTTCGATTTCGACGGCGAACTGGACCCGGTACGTACGGTCCGCTCTGTAAACGGCCTCACCAAGAGACTCATCCGCATACGTGACCTTGAAGCGTGCCCGAGCGAGTTCCATTCCCGCTACGACGCGCTTTCGCGTTACTACCAGTACACCATCTTTACACGGCCCGTAGCCCTGATGCGCGACTTTGGCTGGGAATGCGGCAGCGTTGACCTTAACTTGGATGTAATGGAATGCGAGGCGAAGGCCTTCCTGGGCGAACATGACTTTATCGATTTCTGCATTCCCCGTAACGACGGCAAGTCCACTCTCTGCACGCTGACGGAATTCCGCCTGGAACGCCTGAACGACTGGAGCTGCATGTTCCACATCAGGGGCAACCGATTTTTGCACCGGCAGGTCCGCGCGATGGTTGGTACGTTATTTGATATCGGCCGCGGGCGTTACCCGCTGGGTACGGTGGAAAAGATATTCGCCAAGGATTTCAAGGGCGAACGTACCTGGGCTCCTCCCCAGGGGCTTGTGCTCCAGGATGTAGAATACAGCGATTACTGA
- a CDS encoding GGDEF domain-containing protein, which yields MSFFSYFLCLVFFVGGVVAAYFVPEKTLALHLKFVLIGAWGAVLGLLYYSHCKRKFTEAEANFTEALNETRNASPKTEYVPVVPSLSDEPQPFEGPSVKKKPFDSILPPEAIPAAEALKQVDAVQHAFPLDAWNTFCKRILKNRPFPDVVEALEKSLPELFPGGAGILYMYGGVQTELHKILSFGDYVISDDVIMPGECASYNVGDVVVSDYTSGEFTGGCTHLHHHPQGVSFCAPIEGLEEHFGILSVQVDKFPEGDSLEFWKAKVSIVAATFGLYVANQNLNLRFQQHSIRDNLTGLFNRRYMEESLRREVAAANRHATPIGIIMIYPDAAEAIKTEKGNHALEQLLWELGQRLPGFIRTEDIPCRFDGNVLCVILPGADCKITLERAERIRNEISQLQISYGDGILATKLSLGVSVMPDHAIDEGTLIYNAQVALKAALENGGDRAVSFGALRT from the coding sequence ATGAGCTTCTTTTCTTATTTCCTTTGCCTTGTATTTTTTGTCGGCGGTGTCGTCGCGGCCTATTTCGTACCCGAAAAGACTTTGGCCCTGCACCTGAAATTTGTATTGATTGGAGCCTGGGGCGCGGTTCTCGGCCTCCTGTACTACAGCCATTGCAAGCGCAAGTTCACCGAAGCCGAAGCGAACTTTACCGAAGCCCTCAATGAGACCCGCAACGCATCCCCGAAAACCGAGTATGTGCCCGTTGTCCCGTCCCTGAGCGATGAACCGCAGCCTTTTGAAGGCCCGAGCGTAAAGAAGAAGCCTTTCGACAGCATTCTCCCTCCCGAAGCGATTCCGGCAGCCGAGGCCCTCAAGCAGGTGGATGCCGTACAGCACGCCTTCCCGCTCGATGCCTGGAACACGTTCTGCAAGCGTATCCTCAAGAACAGGCCGTTCCCCGATGTGGTGGAGGCTCTCGAGAAGTCGCTCCCCGAACTGTTCCCGGGTGGAGCCGGCATCCTCTACATGTACGGCGGCGTGCAGACCGAACTCCACAAGATTCTCTCGTTCGGCGATTACGTTATCAGTGATGACGTGATTATGCCGGGCGAATGCGCGAGCTACAACGTGGGCGATGTCGTGGTGAGCGACTATACCTCCGGTGAATTTACGGGCGGATGCACCCACCTGCACCACCACCCGCAGGGTGTTTCCTTCTGCGCCCCGATTGAAGGCCTCGAGGAGCATTTCGGCATCCTCTCGGTCCAGGTGGACAAGTTCCCCGAGGGCGATTCTCTCGAATTCTGGAAGGCGAAGGTGAGCATCGTCGCCGCGACCTTCGGGCTTTACGTGGCAAACCAGAACCTCAACTTGCGGTTCCAGCAGCACAGCATCCGCGACAACCTTACGGGGCTGTTCAACAGGCGCTACATGGAAGAATCCCTGCGCCGCGAAGTGGCTGCCGCAAACCGCCATGCGACCCCGATAGGGATAATCATGATTTACCCCGATGCGGCCGAAGCCATCAAGACCGAGAAGGGCAACCACGCTCTCGAGCAGCTGCTCTGGGAACTGGGCCAGCGCCTGCCCGGGTTCATCCGTACCGAAGATATCCCCTGCAGGTTCGACGGTAACGTGCTGTGCGTGATTCTGCCCGGCGCCGATTGCAAGATTACGCTTGAACGCGCAGAACGCATCCGTAACGAGATTTCTCAGTTGCAGATTTCCTACGGCGACGGAATCCTCGCGACCAAGCTGAGCCTTGGCGTGTCCGTGATGCCCGACCACGCGATTGATGAGGGAACCCTCATCTACAACGCGCAGGTGGCCCTCAAGGCGGCACTCGAGAACGGCGGCGACAGGGCTGTGTCGTTCGGCGCTCTCCGCACGTAG
- a CDS encoding TIGR03960 family B12-binding radical SAM protein: protein MTILEKIALALPAVESPARYMGGEANSVVKDHSQMLCRMAFVFPDTYEIGMSNNGIRILYHVINRESDLLCEVSFAPWDDMAREMAKYDIPLYSYATYTPVRDFEVVGMTLQTELNFTNVPYVLELARIPAWQKDRKEDDPIVVAGGPSMANPEPVADFFDAFMIGDGEKVMIDFLRCVGEGRKAGLSRAEILANLSKIDGVYVPSLRPVVTNEFGAIVPAEPAAGAYATTNGVRRLFIPVMDPKDYPVKNLIANMQLVHNRFSVEVMRGCAQGCRFCQAGIWYRPCRELNPDDVLDIAKAGIRATGERELGLLSLSTADYKPVEALTDSIIDDPFFDTVDVSLPSIRVNSFGQTLAGKIAALKGGRSATFAPETGSERIRKMINKTISDQDMYDAAEHAFSSGFNKIKLYTMIGFPTENLDDMQAFCDLIFNLVKIGRKYNRGIQIAVSIGILIPKSFTALQWAPYMDKETALKHIRFVREKFFKHPNVKINWASWETSFLEAIYSRGDRSLAPVIYEAYKQGIIFESDSYRFDFAKWEAVWQKMGYDTSWVYREREKSEVFPWDFIHAGTTKQYLRREWEKAFDPNSAPVPNCKWGDCQKCGIPGFGDEIRLADDPVRHKAPSRTPEEIKKLVAERRPKKTESFSYKITFKKTGLSRFLPHQNMLSFFERTFLCAGIPVKFSEGFSPKPRISNMGALPLGLETYCEIISVDLLQKLDISPENLPRLMEQLSAPFPRGMEIVNIEPLKEKLSKHFPKAMVYRHTPESIPADLIERFNAKALPVVKNHRGQEIDLNEHVLGIENRDGALFVKVKCNDQGCTASPFVIYAGLLGFEIDPAKLDEVSRRFLIAKVSMEI, encoded by the coding sequence ATGACCATCCTCGAAAAAATCGCCTTAGCGTTACCCGCCGTAGAAAGTCCAGCCCGTTACATGGGCGGCGAGGCGAACAGCGTGGTAAAGGACCACAGCCAGATGCTCTGCCGCATGGCGTTCGTATTCCCGGACACCTACGAAATCGGGATGAGCAACAACGGCATCCGCATCCTGTACCACGTGATCAACCGCGAGAGCGACCTGCTTTGCGAAGTCTCGTTCGCGCCGTGGGACGACATGGCCCGCGAGATGGCGAAGTACGATATTCCGCTGTACAGCTACGCGACCTACACGCCGGTGCGTGATTTCGAAGTGGTGGGCATGACACTCCAAACGGAACTGAACTTCACGAACGTGCCCTACGTGCTGGAACTCGCCCGCATTCCCGCGTGGCAGAAGGACCGCAAGGAAGATGACCCCATCGTGGTTGCCGGCGGGCCCTCGATGGCGAACCCCGAGCCCGTCGCCGACTTCTTCGACGCGTTCATGATTGGCGACGGGGAGAAAGTCATGATTGACTTTCTGCGGTGCGTAGGCGAGGGCCGCAAGGCGGGCCTCAGTCGCGCCGAAATCCTTGCGAACCTATCAAAGATTGACGGCGTTTACGTGCCGAGCTTGCGCCCGGTAGTCACGAACGAATTCGGCGCGATTGTGCCGGCGGAACCTGCCGCCGGCGCCTACGCCACCACGAACGGGGTTCGCCGCCTGTTCATCCCGGTAATGGACCCGAAAGACTACCCGGTCAAAAACCTCATCGCCAACATGCAGCTGGTACACAACCGCTTCAGCGTGGAAGTCATGCGCGGCTGTGCGCAGGGTTGCCGTTTTTGCCAGGCGGGCATCTGGTACCGCCCGTGCCGCGAACTCAACCCGGACGATGTATTGGACATCGCGAAGGCGGGCATCCGCGCCACCGGCGAACGCGAACTCGGGCTTTTGAGCCTTTCTACCGCCGACTACAAGCCGGTGGAGGCACTCACCGACAGCATCATCGACGACCCGTTCTTCGATACGGTGGACGTGAGCCTCCCGAGCATCCGCGTGAACAGTTTCGGGCAGACGCTCGCCGGCAAGATTGCAGCCCTCAAGGGTGGCCGCAGCGCCACGTTCGCCCCCGAGACGGGCTCCGAGCGCATCCGCAAGATGATCAACAAGACCATCAGCGACCAGGACATGTACGATGCCGCCGAGCACGCGTTCAGCAGCGGGTTCAACAAGATTAAGTTGTACACAATGATAGGGTTCCCGACCGAGAACCTGGACGACATGCAGGCGTTCTGCGACCTCATCTTCAACCTCGTGAAAATCGGGCGCAAGTACAACCGCGGCATCCAGATTGCAGTCAGCATCGGCATCCTCATCCCGAAATCCTTTACCGCGCTCCAGTGGGCGCCCTACATGGACAAGGAAACCGCGCTCAAGCATATCCGCTTCGTGCGCGAAAAGTTCTTCAAGCACCCGAACGTGAAAATCAACTGGGCCAGCTGGGAAACGAGCTTCCTCGAGGCCATCTACAGCCGCGGCGACCGCTCGCTGGCTCCGGTCATCTACGAGGCCTACAAGCAGGGAATCATTTTCGAGAGCGACAGCTACCGGTTCGACTTTGCCAAGTGGGAAGCCGTCTGGCAAAAGATGGGCTACGACACCAGCTGGGTTTACCGCGAGCGCGAAAAGAGCGAAGTGTTCCCGTGGGACTTCATCCATGCGGGCACCACCAAGCAGTACCTGAGGCGCGAGTGGGAGAAGGCGTTCGACCCGAACAGCGCGCCCGTCCCCAACTGCAAGTGGGGCGATTGCCAGAAGTGCGGCATTCCCGGATTCGGCGACGAAATCAGGCTCGCCGACGACCCCGTGCGCCACAAGGCACCGAGCCGCACTCCCGAAGAAATCAAGAAGCTCGTCGCGGAACGCCGCCCGAAAAAGACGGAAAGTTTCAGCTACAAGATTACCTTCAAGAAGACCGGCCTCAGCCGCTTCCTGCCCCACCAGAACATGCTCAGCTTCTTCGAGCGCACGTTCCTGTGTGCGGGCATCCCCGTCAAGTTCAGCGAAGGCTTCAGCCCCAAACCGCGCATCTCGAACATGGGCGCGCTCCCGCTAGGGCTCGAGACGTACTGCGAAATCATCAGCGTGGACCTGCTGCAGAAGCTCGACATTTCGCCCGAGAACCTTCCCCGACTCATGGAACAGCTGAGCGCGCCGTTCCCGCGGGGCATGGAAATCGTGAACATCGAGCCGCTGAAGGAAAAGCTCAGCAAGCACTTCCCGAAGGCGATGGTTTACCGCCACACGCCCGAAAGCATCCCCGCCGACCTGATAGAGCGGTTCAACGCGAAGGCGCTCCCCGTCGTGAAGAACCACCGCGGGCAGGAAATCGATTTGAACGAGCACGTGCTCGGCATCGAGAACAGGGACGGAGCCCTTTTCGTGAAAGTGAAGTGCAACGACCAGGGCTGTACGGCGAGCCCGTTCGTAATCTACGCGGGCCTCCTCGGGTTCGAAATCGACCCCGCCAAGCTCGACGAGGTTTCCAGGCGGTTCCTGATTGCGAAAGTCAGCATGGAAATCTAG
- a CDS encoding TIGR00730 family Rossman fold protein, with the protein MAKKKLSPAPGQMAYLNKEFMESDAGRPLRILSEFYEPQQVFEQEEIKNSIVFFGSARTLPPDEIKKRRKGCKDKKELARLARLEKVAESYNAARELGQRLGKWANKRHQGYAIMTGGGPGIMEAGNRGATDVGTPSIGLNIKLPFEQHPNPYLDDALNLQFRYFFIRKYWFLKKARALVVFPGGFGTLDEMFEMLTLIQTDKYAQQLPVVIFDSKFWKKAVNWEYFAETGMINPEDLKLFKFCDTVDEAYDYITGVLDKQEEEWTLLTWNREIKKK; encoded by the coding sequence ATGGCTAAGAAGAAACTCTCCCCCGCACCGGGCCAGATGGCATACCTGAACAAGGAATTCATGGAAAGCGACGCAGGCCGCCCTCTCCGCATACTTTCGGAATTTTACGAGCCCCAGCAGGTGTTCGAGCAGGAAGAAATCAAGAACAGCATCGTTTTCTTCGGTTCGGCACGCACGCTCCCGCCCGACGAAATCAAGAAGCGCCGCAAGGGCTGCAAGGACAAGAAGGAACTCGCCCGCCTCGCAAGGCTCGAGAAGGTGGCGGAATCGTACAACGCCGCCCGTGAACTCGGGCAGAGGCTCGGCAAGTGGGCGAACAAGCGCCACCAGGGCTACGCCATCATGACGGGCGGCGGCCCCGGCATCATGGAAGCGGGCAACCGCGGTGCAACCGACGTGGGTACGCCCTCCATCGGCCTCAACATCAAGCTCCCGTTCGAGCAGCACCCGAACCCCTACCTCGACGACGCATTGAACCTGCAGTTCCGCTACTTCTTTATCCGCAAGTACTGGTTCCTGAAGAAGGCCCGCGCGCTCGTGGTGTTCCCCGGCGGTTTCGGCACGCTCGACGAGATGTTCGAGATGCTCACGCTTATCCAGACCGACAAGTACGCGCAGCAGCTGCCGGTGGTGATTTTCGATTCCAAGTTCTGGAAGAAGGCGGTGAACTGGGAGTACTTCGCCGAGACCGGAATGATCAACCCGGAAGACCTCAAGCTCTTCAAGTTCTGCGACACCGTGGACGAAGCTTACGACTATATTACGGGCGTGCTCGACAAGCAAGAAGAGGAGTGGACGCTCCTTACCTGGAACCGCGAAATCAAGAAGAAATAG
- a CDS encoding protein kinase: MMLRNFLAESLDRISRNLALRPQYTMQEYQRWFDQNPEFLHNGAMEKIELLEPLTLEGTNNLYRANFWIQHPNDERRYGEREIVVKICKFWATPGKNRLHRLNMLLSAFQDEIRINNLIRATNIEGVVQSFGGGIAGRHPYLKMEFIKGCSLDRLFDTNLTDDEILKRVAQIAYLANTISQLHYYQVVHKDLKPKNLLLCQNPLHKNNHKILICDFGYAQAKLRETVNEYGGQLTPCYSAPEQAIMGENLSYSVDYFSFGIIVHEFLTGYKLFPKAMDIFIEDGHKITDRYLEYLKTGRENRFNDSRFPELAQWIDSLTLFDSFERMQNCPNLFDIAHKLRERVNAQGYRDVNTDFLWNQLGEYGKR, encoded by the coding sequence ATGATGCTCCGGAACTTTCTCGCTGAATCGCTCGACCGTATTTCCCGCAATCTTGCGCTGCGCCCGCAGTACACGATGCAGGAATACCAGAGGTGGTTCGACCAGAATCCGGAGTTTTTGCACAACGGCGCGATGGAAAAAATCGAGCTCCTTGAGCCGCTCACGCTCGAGGGCACGAACAACCTGTACAGGGCGAACTTCTGGATACAGCACCCAAACGACGAGCGCCGTTATGGCGAGCGCGAAATCGTGGTGAAGATATGCAAGTTCTGGGCCACGCCGGGCAAGAACAGGCTCCACCGCCTGAATATGCTCCTGAGCGCATTCCAGGACGAAATCCGCATCAACAACCTGATACGCGCGACAAACATCGAGGGTGTGGTGCAGAGCTTTGGCGGGGGCATTGCCGGAAGGCACCCCTACCTGAAGATGGAGTTCATCAAGGGCTGTTCGCTCGACCGCCTGTTCGACACGAATCTTACCGACGACGAGATATTGAAGCGCGTCGCCCAGATTGCCTACCTCGCGAATACGATTAGCCAGCTGCACTACTACCAGGTGGTGCACAAGGACCTGAAGCCGAAGAACCTGCTGTTGTGCCAGAACCCGTTGCACAAGAACAACCACAAGATACTTATCTGCGACTTCGGCTACGCGCAGGCGAAACTCCGCGAGACGGTGAACGAATACGGCGGGCAGCTCACCCCGTGCTACAGCGCGCCCGAGCAGGCCATAATGGGAGAAAACCTCTCCTACTCCGTAGACTACTTCAGCTTCGGCATCATCGTGCACGAGTTCCTTACGGGCTACAAGCTGTTCCCGAAGGCGATGGACATCTTTATCGAGGACGGCCACAAGATTACGGACCGCTACCTCGAATACCTGAAGACCGGGCGCGAGAACCGTTTCAATGACAGCAGGTTCCCCGAACTTGCGCAATGGATAGACAGCCTCACGCTCTTCGACAGTTTCGAGCGCATGCAGAACTGCCCGAACCTTTTCGACATAGCCCACAAGCTCCGCGAACGCGTGAACGCGCAGGGCTACCGCGACGTGAATACCGACTTTTTGTGGAATCAACTTGGTGAATACGGGAAACGGTAA
- the galE gene encoding UDP-glucose 4-epimerase GalE, with the protein MKIAVIGGAGYIGSHTTRELLDRGHEVCVFDNLSSGLEQNLFPEAGFVKGDILHPEEIGKFLNDFKPEGLVHLAAFKAAGESMINPEKYSVNNITGSINILNAASAAGVKYFVFSSSAATYGAPKYQPVDEKHPTEPENYYGYTKLAIEGFLKWYDKLRGIKFAALRYFNAAGYDVKGRLCGLEKNPANLIPVVMEAILGKRKELLVFGNDYDTPDGTGVRDYIHVNDLAIGHGMAFDYLQKNNKSLIVNLGVQQGSSVLDVIHMAEKVSGRKCPYRIVERRPGDPASLVANPAKALEILGWKAQYSDLETLLSTTWKAYLANEK; encoded by the coding sequence ATGAAGATTGCAGTTATCGGCGGTGCCGGCTACATTGGATCCCACACGACGCGTGAACTCCTTGACCGCGGGCACGAAGTCTGCGTTTTTGACAACCTCAGCAGCGGTCTCGAGCAGAACCTGTTCCCCGAGGCGGGCTTCGTGAAGGGCGACATTCTGCACCCCGAAGAGATTGGCAAGTTCCTGAATGATTTCAAGCCCGAGGGCCTCGTGCACCTGGCCGCCTTCAAGGCCGCCGGCGAGTCGATGATTAACCCCGAAAAGTACAGCGTGAACAACATCACGGGTTCCATCAACATCCTGAACGCCGCCTCCGCTGCCGGCGTGAAGTACTTTGTGTTCTCGAGTTCCGCGGCCACCTACGGCGCCCCGAAGTACCAGCCGGTCGACGAAAAGCACCCGACCGAGCCCGAGAACTACTACGGCTACACGAAACTCGCCATCGAAGGGTTCCTCAAGTGGTACGATAAGCTGCGTGGAATCAAGTTTGCGGCTCTCCGCTATTTTAACGCCGCGGGCTACGACGTGAAGGGCCGCCTCTGCGGGCTCGAGAAGAACCCGGCGAACCTCATCCCGGTGGTGATGGAAGCGATTCTCGGCAAGCGCAAGGAACTGCTCGTGTTCGGTAACGACTACGATACGCCCGATGGCACGGGCGTGCGCGACTACATCCACGTGAACGACCTCGCGATTGGTCACGGGATGGCGTTCGACTACCTGCAGAAGAACAACAAGAGCCTCATAGTGAACCTCGGCGTGCAGCAGGGGAGTTCCGTGCTCGACGTCATCCACATGGCAGAGAAGGTGAGCGGACGCAAGTGCCCGTACCGCATCGTGGAGCGCCGCCCGGGCGACCCGGCATCGCTTGTGGCTAACCCTGCGAAGGCCCTGGAGATTCTTGGCTGGAAGGCGCAGTACAGCGATCTGGAAACGCTCCTTTCCACGACCTGGAAGGCCTACCTCGCCAACGAGAAATAG
- the queA gene encoding tRNA preQ1(34) S-adenosylmethionine ribosyltransferase-isomerase QueA, with protein MEHNLSDYTFEFPKELIATRTAGKGKTRILHCPKDGGERRIMKAPEIVELFRPGDCLVVNNTKVIPARLYGHTLHGGEVETLLVQSLIPAENGDARYEAQVRPGKAFKIGRELEIAGVKATVEEIHEDGARVLRFATTPVELEAVMNREGHVPLPPYINRPDDEDDKKAYQTIFAKYSGAVAAPTASLHFSEQMLADLKAKGVYVAEVTLHVGPGTFQNISVEDFTQHKMHGEHYELTKENAEIINKAKREGGRIVAVGTTSTRVVETIADANGIVKAQSGVTHAFFYPGYRYKIVDGLLTNFHWPKSSLILLVSAFYGRENTLEAYKMAVENKMKLFSYGDGMLIL; from the coding sequence ATGGAACATAACCTTTCGGACTATACCTTCGAATTTCCGAAGGAACTGATTGCTACCCGCACGGCGGGTAAGGGCAAAACACGTATTCTGCATTGCCCCAAGGATGGCGGCGAGCGCCGCATCATGAAGGCTCCCGAAATTGTGGAGCTATTCCGCCCCGGCGACTGCCTGGTGGTAAACAACACGAAGGTGATTCCCGCGCGTCTTTACGGTCACACGCTGCACGGCGGAGAGGTGGAAACCCTCCTTGTGCAGTCGCTCATCCCGGCAGAGAACGGCGACGCCCGCTACGAGGCGCAGGTCCGCCCGGGCAAGGCCTTCAAGATCGGGCGCGAACTCGAGATTGCCGGCGTGAAGGCGACGGTCGAGGAAATTCACGAGGACGGCGCCCGCGTGCTCCGCTTCGCGACGACCCCCGTGGAACTCGAGGCCGTGATGAACCGCGAGGGCCACGTGCCGCTGCCGCCGTACATAAACCGCCCCGATGACGAGGACGACAAGAAGGCCTACCAGACTATTTTCGCGAAGTATTCGGGTGCCGTTGCCGCCCCTACGGCAAGCCTGCACTTTAGCGAGCAGATGCTTGCTGACCTCAAGGCGAAAGGCGTGTACGTTGCCGAGGTCACCTTGCACGTAGGGCCGGGCACGTTCCAGAACATCTCGGTCGAGGACTTCACCCAGCACAAGATGCACGGCGAGCATTACGAACTCACGAAGGAAAACGCGGAGATAATCAACAAGGCGAAACGCGAAGGCGGGCGCATCGTTGCCGTGGGTACCACGAGCACGCGCGTCGTGGAGACGATTGCCGATGCGAACGGGATTGTGAAGGCCCAGTCGGGCGTGACGCACGCATTCTTTTACCCGGGTTACCGTTACAAGATTGTGGACGGGCTCCTCACGAACTTCCACTGGCCCAAGAGTTCACTCATCTTGCTTGTGTCCGCATTTTACGGCCGCGAGAATACGCTCGAAGCCTATAAAATGGCGGTAGAGAACAAGATGAAACTGTTCAGCTACGGCGACGGAATGCTAATTTTATAA
- a CDS encoding YafY family protein, translating to MSIKQLAEALNCSERTMFRHIEIIMAENCGLHKIKAEGETRYVIQTEEAANFNQDIVKKLEKLKKTFSESNPADVKNRKVVDKIIDMLSTTDPDEFKAEAVTLDPNYILDYGPFCDNHIVDSMVNKVLKAIRDGFKIRINYKYSARAEESDEIVVSPVKVIMRMDTLYLIAADDTYEETQVFKNYMFENIVSLNVTNESVRPMHFDPAIHYQYAFGKYTDTSKPQDVSLLIGPESKWLQTQFAKSSFHPQASLRMDKNKNMIVDLKIRITPDFKTWLLGVSPNVKILKPESLKADVVKMLKDALASMQAK from the coding sequence ATGTCGATTAAGCAACTGGCAGAAGCGCTTAATTGCAGCGAGCGTACCATGTTCCGCCACATCGAGATTATCATGGCGGAAAACTGTGGCCTGCACAAGATAAAGGCGGAAGGCGAAACCCGCTATGTGATCCAGACCGAAGAGGCAGCGAATTTCAACCAGGACATTGTCAAGAAACTTGAAAAACTCAAGAAGACTTTTTCGGAATCTAATCCGGCCGATGTCAAGAACCGCAAGGTAGTCGACAAGATTATCGATATGCTCTCGACGACCGACCCGGATGAATTCAAGGCCGAGGCGGTTACGCTTGACCCGAACTACATTCTCGATTACGGCCCGTTCTGCGACAACCATATCGTAGATAGCATGGTGAACAAGGTGCTGAAGGCCATTCGCGATGGGTTCAAGATCCGCATCAACTACAAGTATTCTGCACGTGCGGAGGAATCTGACGAAATCGTGGTGAGCCCGGTGAAGGTCATTATGCGCATGGACACGCTGTACCTGATTGCAGCCGACGATACGTATGAGGAAACGCAGGTTTTCAAGAACTACATGTTCGAAAACATCGTGAGCCTGAATGTTACGAACGAGAGCGTGCGGCCGATGCATTTTGACCCGGCCATTCATTACCAGTATGCGTTCGGCAAGTACACCGATACGAGCAAGCCGCAGGATGTCTCGCTCCTGATTGGCCCGGAATCCAAGTGGCTCCAGACGCAGTTCGCGAAGTCAAGTTTCCATCCGCAGGCAAGCCTCCGCATGGACAAGAACAAGAACATGATTGTGGACCTGAAAATCCGCATTACGCCGGATTTCAAGACGTGGCTCCTGGGCGTTTCCCCGAACGTGAAAATCCTTAAGCCGGAATCGCTCAAGGCTGATGTTGTCAAGATGCTCAAGGATGCGCTGGCATCCATGCAGGCAAAGTAA